TATTTGGGCTCGCGGATAATGGGATTGTCCTTTGAGCCGGACTGGAACGCCGGCCTGGGGCAGGACGGCGCTCACTTCGGCAGCAGCGTCTCCACGGCCGGCGACGTGAACGGCGACGGGTACGATGACGTGATCGTGGGCGCGCCGGATTACAGCAGGGGCCCGCAGCAGGATGATGAGGGCGGCGCTTTTGTCTATCACGGCACCTTCTTCGGCTGCGAGATCGACGGCGAGCACTACGGGCCGGGCGAGGCGAACCCGGACAACGTCTGCCTGTTGTGCGAACCGGACCAATCACAGGACCAGTGGTCGTACAACGACGGCTCGGCCTGCGACGACGGCCTGTTTTGCAACGGCGAAGATGCCTGCCTAGAAGGAGATTGCCAGGAGCATGCGGGCGACCCGTGTGAGACTCAGGACGAAGTCTGCAACGAACAGACCGACGCTTGCGATGATGCGGACAACGACCAGGGAGATGATGACGATGATTCGTCGTGCTGCGGTTGACGTGCTGATGAACAGGGCCGCGCTGCTGGCGATCGCCTGCTCGCTGTTGGTGCTGTGCGCGGCGTGCGGCCATGACGACCATGACGACGATGACGACCAGGGGGAAGACCCGGAGGGAGACGTGGTCAGCGACCCGCAACAGGGTCTGATGTGGCAAATCAAGCCGACCGCCGACTATCTTGACTGGCAGCAGGCCGAGGAATACTGCGCGAGCCTCAGCTACGCGGGCTACGGCAACTGGCGCCTGCCCACAATTTCCGAGTTACGCAGTCTGATCCGCGGATGCCTGGATACAGAATCGGGTGGAGCATGTCGCGTTGAGGACGACTGCCTGGGGTACGATTGCGCAAACGAGGGGTGCGATGGTTGCTTGTATGGCAACGGACCGGCCGATGGCTGCTACTGGCCGGCCGCGCTGGTCGGCGATTGTTTCTTCTATTGGACCAGCTCGGAGGTCGAGGACTACGAGGTCCGCGTCTGGACCGTCTACTTCAACGAGGCGTTTATCTCGCCCAATCCCAAGGTCAGCACCTGCGATTATTATGGAGCCACGCGCTGCGTGCGCTCCCTGTGATTGGCGGCCGGTATTCTCAGACGTCGATGTTGTTATCGTCGATGTCGATGATCCCCTGCTTGACCATGATCCTATCCGCGTAATGCTTTTTCAGCTTGAGCACAACGGC
Above is a window of Candidatus Alcyoniella australis DNA encoding:
- a CDS encoding integrin alpha, whose protein sequence is YLGSRIMGLSFEPDWNAGLGQDGAHFGSSVSTAGDVNGDGYDDVIVGAPDYSRGPQQDDEGGAFVYHGTFFGCEIDGEHYGPGEANPDNVCLLCEPDQSQDQWSYNDGSACDDGLFCNGEDACLEGDCQEHAGDPCETQDEVCNEQTDACDDADNDQGDDDDDSSCCG
- a CDS encoding DUF1566 domain-containing protein, which translates into the protein MIRRAAVDVLMNRAALLAIACSLLVLCAACGHDDHDDDDDQGEDPEGDVVSDPQQGLMWQIKPTADYLDWQQAEEYCASLSYAGYGNWRLPTISELRSLIRGCLDTESGGACRVEDDCLGYDCANEGCDGCLYGNGPADGCYWPAALVGDCFFYWTSSEVEDYEVRVWTVYFNEAFISPNPKVSTCDYYGATRCVRSL